The Silene latifolia isolate original U9 population chromosome X, ASM4854445v1, whole genome shotgun sequence genome contains the following window.
CGAtgagtatttttttttcaaattgtgttttGTGGAGTATGTCTAAGAAATGTGTTGAGGAAGGTTGTTGAGTGATTATGCATGTGTTTGTGTGTGCACAGTGGGTAATAGCAAGTTATACCGACACAGCCCTCTCTCTCTCTCCGCTCaccctattttttttttcacGCCTATAATGGGCTTAAAGTAGGCAAATCTCCACTCTCCATTCTTCTAATCCAAGGgccctaataaagacttagggactcaaaagatattaaggacttagaagaacttatcactatatatatatatatatatatatatatatatatatatatatatatatatatatatatatattagctTAATGAACAATGTTCCCTATTTATAGAAAATACTTGTACGGACTAAGGGTATCCACACGGAGGCTCCACGTGAACTCGGTCGTACTGCTGGCGCGGCTCGGATCTAGAACTCTAAGTGGTGACCTTGGCAAAGCACCACAACATCGGCTCGGCACTGGACTAGTCCTTGGAGGGCCTTACCGCCGAGCATGTGTTTGTCTCATGATGTATTATGCTTTTAGGCCTAATAGAGGCTAAATGATCCACACCTAGACTTGAGGCTAATATTAGCTAACTGATCCACATTTGGGCTTGATTTTTTTGCATCGCTACTTTGGTGATACGCAAgtgtaactgtaacacccccacataccaaggtgccttaccaaggaccaccctagcatgagagactgttactatctcggttttccgaggctaATATATAAAAATTAACAattccaaaacatttattaaagtatataaatTTAACGATTACATTGTCTCAAAATCAACTCAAAAGAAATGTATATgaatctcaatacaactgaaatcaaagacagctaaactcgtaacagcggaagctagactcgaagtggtgacatcccatctcgtccccgtagctaaagacaatcatcacctgtcacaatctgctcaccatccccgaatggatcaccacaggtttacaaaacaacaacgaggtcagttcactgcataattaaaataagtcAAATGCAACAAAGATAAAACAATTGTTCCACAATcaatctccaactcccaatcacatctcataactgactacacacttaagtgtgtagccctgccagatttctgccgcaacagataatcctcaccgccagtgggggaccgcagccttgcctacctatgccccgctcatcacatgagcgataacccatgttcattaatgtgcacatcccctcttgtggcgggttccacaaagggcaaatcaagggtgtgaagccactcccgcaagaaTCATCGATCCATCTCAACTCCAATACTCCagaatacaatcaacaacaatagtaTCATATCGATTAAATCACAACATCACAATCATCAACTTAATTCAATtacacaatcaactgagtagggaaaccattCATTAGTACAAATCTGATACGAGTCAACAAGGAAGCTAGAACtgctcttctatgaattctccacCTAACAAAAATCATACAATCTAATCACAATCATGCAAAAATATCCCTTTTCCCCCAAATTACAAAACTAGGGTAAACCCTAAAAAGACAAACTGACAAGACTCATAGGACCAGTGGCTTACTGATGCAATCGACGCAAGAGAGGAATGAAAAAAGACTCACAAACAATCAATGATCTTGAGAAAGAGATTAGaggtgattagagttacgtttgaATGTTTTAGTTTTTTAAAAAGTAAAAGTGAAACTATTAAACATGATTTATAACTCTAATCGTCTCtaaccaaaccgcggaaataattcccgtcagaccaaatactcggtcgagtgtagggaatactcggccgagtatcccttactcggtcgagtattaccatactcggccgagtattcctggacaatAGCCTtaccagaaacacacgacgcattactcggccgagtaagccctattcggccgagtaacaggacatagaaaaacgtagtattacagtcttccctccttaaaacgaacttcgtcctcgaagttcaaacccatacctaCATAGCATACACACATGCCACTCAGCCAACCATCATCATTCAACTCTCATCCTCAATCCACGACGCTAACTCAATCAACAACGCCTATCTCAACAATGCAGCTCACAACATAACATCTACCATAGAATAACTCacctaactccataatactatcgaATACCTGCCAACCCTatcttacttccataacgctcactagcaaactcaataccaagacaatccaccgaaCAAGATCAACcacaaaacggaatgttacattctaccacccttaaaacgaacttcgtgctcgaagtttactcatacacatAAACATAATCACCCAATCCATCAACACCGTCAATGTTTACTCACGCTcttaaacatcatactactacaagcactgccattaccagtaataaaatcaaccacaacacaaatccatcctttattctacaccaacactcaaacttccaattatactacaacatgtacaaccatcaaactctgtttgtcgcatcctactcctcttaagataaatgttacgtcctcttaactcactaatactagatccttagctatatcttctcattatcttcagcaccaccgcatgtcaacgataaccgccTATAGCCTCAACACCTACCTAcatccattcctatatccaaggctctcttactctaGCCGTTcttatacctcaattcattcggcacaccatcTAACCtctaccacaaaatccttagcataaccattaccgcaaaacgacatacttctttatacatgcacttatctccacaatcataactcacgatccacaattgttacacacactcacactagatcctcaagttctcctgTTTATTGTCGTAAacctcatccataacttaacgtAATACTATTTCCTAataccctatactcactgtcccaataaatatCACGAACCACTTGCCGCCTCCAGCTCAGCACACACCCATTCCACAAAACTCTTGCtacaactatgtcaaccaatgtcTCATCTAAAACACGAttaaaagtactctaacaactataccatgacaacaacggaaacatacgcaactttcttccatatcatactctaccctcactcccaagccgaaactggtaagaaacattaataaacaaaacaacaacctatatgcccagaccgacactaacaggaaacaacagtaaacaaacaacaatctatataactgatatatACTTTCGAAAGTTCGTCTCATCAGTATCATGCCTACTCCACcgcaaccgatgacggcatcgcaacaccgccactaacagccgcaccgcaacgcaaaaatactcgtatcacaacacgaagtaccgtgcccagatcgccacccgaggcacaacaaccacatcgatagccgtcgtaacttatacaatcccataaacactaacTCATTATAACTTCCTTGACCAGAAAACTACCTTAAAACCGTTTCACTAGATCaaaacgcaacatattacacggaataaacaaataataaccttatgaatatcatacatactattactcatgaggccggaacctcacactaTCACTTATAGATACCATACATACACATGCACTTATAACTAGCCATTCTAGATCACCCAAATTACtactttttgaatatcatcctaTTAGATTACCATACACTACATATGAAGCGGAACACTCATATAACGACTTATAACTTTCACACCATACcactactcgtgaggtcagaacctcacacaaacatgtAAACCCATCATGGACCcgtaatcgaatctaactagccaatcctgatcatgtaagttaccacttgGTAATGAAtatctctcacccgagcttaactcacaTGCCTTTCATAACATGTCCTCCCTAccgcacaattatcaccacccgacaAACGTAACTATATCATaagtacccaactactagcaaacacctcctatatccacatcttatactccctcacatccATACATACCATTtaggcctccacaaaatcaacctcttgaGAACAGCTAACTTCCAtatttaacatcatccttaaccactagtggcAACACTacgacgcacctcgcaaacatcatcaatccatctcaactccaatactccagaatacaatcaacaacaatagtaTCATATCGATTAAATCACAACATCACAATCATCAACTTAATTCAATTACGcaataaactgagtaggaaaaccctaccttagcacaaatctgATATAAGTCAACAAGGAAGCTAGAACTGGTCTTCTACAATTCTACACCTAACAACAATTATACAATCCAATCACAATCATGTAAGAATATCCCTTTTCCCCCAAATAACAAAACTAGGGTAAACCCTAAAAAGACAAACTGACAAGACTCATAGGACCAGTGGCTTACCGATGCAATCGACGCAAGAGAGGAATGAACAaagactcacgaacaatcaacGATCTTGATAGAGAGATTAGaggtgattagagttacgtttgaatgttttaggttttgtaaaaagtaaaAGTGAAACTGTTAAACATGATTTATAACTCTAATCGTCTCTAATATAACCGCGGAAATAtttcccgtcagaccggatacttggtcgagtatagggaatactcggccgagtatcccttactcggtcgagtattaccatactcggccgagtattaccataatcggccgagtattcctggacagtagcctgaccagaaacacacgacgcattattcggccgagtaagccctattcggccgagtaacaagacTTAGAAAAATGTAGTATCAcagtaacaccccaagttattgagaggaaaagttgtcccacatcggttaAATATGGAGcttatgatatgtttataagggattccacccaccacttagtaacaaggccttgtacttttgggcttaagtgaggacaaataatgggctcaaaggtacacatcccatcttattggggttgtgttacggcGGTAGTAGGTCGGGTTGTTATAGCAAGCCTTAAATATGCACGTGACATTAACAGTCATGTCACGTGCTTTGATTGTGAATAAAATAAGTCTTTTAAAAGTAAGTGGCTATAGTTTTACTCGCATGTCGCCTGCTTCTTTTACCGTTGGTTATATCACATGACAAGTAATTGAATTATGTCATCACAATCTAAGTATGGAATGATGATGATTGAAATTATGTCACATGGTTGAGAAAGGTTTGAGAGGAGGAGAAAAAGAGAGAATTTTGGTTATTTTAGAATAAGGGTAGCTTGTAGAAAACATGTGAAAATAAGTACTTCGCATATATAATTGAGTAAAGCATGTattcatatatatataaaagaaaatTATGTTTTACTTATGTGTTCATTGTCATTAATTCCATGGTAATTGTAgtgttgcattataacatgatttaAGGGTAATTATGGTTGGTTCATATTATTGTAGGAATTACATTATAACATGTTAATGGGGGAGTGCATCATGAGGCATTGTTGTGATTGTTGGCATACATGAGTACATGACATACTTGACATTCATCGTATATGAGAAAGAGGCATAGTCGGTAAGAGCTATGCATGTGAGCGTTATACTTGGTATATTGTGTACATGTGATTGTTGATGGATGTTGGAGGTGGTTGGTGgagttgtggttgtgttgtgaggTTGTTaaggagacgtaaggcggttcgggagaccgtcttacgcttgagtcatCTCTTAAAGATTTCCATTACAAGAGGGACTTGCACGTTTATGACTTAAGTACGGAAGGACTCGTGTGGTGTCACGATGTCTGGAAAGGGTCCGGTTAGCGCCCAGGTTTGGTACCATGGGCGCGTCCCGAGTACCTGTTTTGACAGACTGCGATCTGGCTatttggtggcggtgttgcgatgacGTCACCGGGTTATATGGATGTGGAGTTATGGTGGATGGAGACTTGTGTCTTATGTATTTCATTATTGCATTTCATGTTCATGTTTTCATTATTGCATTTCATGTTCATTTTTACATGTTGTTTCGTGAGTGTTGGTTATGTGTAACTATCACCTTCTTTGATTGGGGTGACCTGTGATGAACCACGTGATATTTCCGGTTATATGGGAACAATTTGAGTATAGGTTGAGATATGGTGATGATCGGGATTCGGGTGGCGCTATGAATACTTGGAGTCGAGTTGCATAGTCCCATGATAGATGACATAGATCTTAGTCGAGCTGTATAATGTATAATTCACATTTGTTATTTATTAGTCAAtttgtaattcactaaacatgtTACTTATATAAATGTTGCTTAATTTTAGTTCCGATTCATTACCTCGGGacaccgagatggtgacatctctcGATTACCTTGGACGattaatatgtctttttagatctaaaattaacATGCGATCACTATTATTAAGtcagtctaattcaattatcgtggcctatactagtcttaacccgatcGGTGAAAGTCCTAGTTTGCAAGACTAATAaaccaattctgatcagtaattaactaattggaagtaagacaacaattgaacaacaatcaagagcaatttaacaatgACATGGCCGAGATGAAAGCTTTAGCAACAAAGTTTACTAATTCAACAAAAGAAAATTGCTTAAATCTCTGAACTTATAGCTCATAACAaaatgttggatactcaagttgctcaaatggcggctcaaaatccttcaaaacagcCCGGCAATCTTCCCacatgaacaagttaatgctatttcactgaggagcggtacttcttatcaaAGTCCGGATGTGACCATTGATGAAGATGAGGTTCCATATATGCATGctaagggattgggtaatttggagctaagtgatgACGAGAAAGAATTAAGCAAGGATCAAACATGGGATAAGAAAAAAGGCGAAAACACGAGGAATacagaggatcctcgatcgagtaagctcaggctcgatcaagtatcacctgtgctcgatcgagtacaccccgggctcgatcgaggacacCCCCAGAACGTGATTTTTTGCGTGTTTCAGCTACGACATTGGAAGAAaataggatcctcgatcgagtgaccactgGACTTGATCGAGTACACCCTGTAACTGACGGCGGTGCTCCTAAAACGACTACTAAAGCAAAAGAAGCCCAGCCAATTAAACttcaactaccttttccacaAAGATTGCAAAAGTCTAAGCTTGAACAACAGTTTgggaggttcatggaggtagtaaagaatcttCAAGTAAGTGTACCATTTACTAGATTGGTCACTCAAGTGCCGCCGTATGCTAAAttgttgaaagagatcttgtcaaaGAAGCGGTCGTTTGATGAAGTTGAGACGGTGGCATTCACTCAGGACTGCGTGGCCGCATTgcaagctaactcaccaccaaagctaaaggatccagggagtttttctattctttgtcatattggtagtatagctatAGATACaaccctttgtgatttaggggctagtgttagtgtcatgccgtattctatatgcaaaaagttaaatatgggtcaactccaTGTTACTAgtatgaccttacaaatggctgACCGATCTTTAAAGAGGCcattaggtgtcttagaggatgtgctaGTTAGAGTGGGGAAGTATTTTATTCCAGTTGATTTCattgttatggatatggctgaggaTTCACAAGTACCTATTATTCTAGGGAGACCGTTCCTTCATACTGCAGGAGCACTCATATATGTTAGGGATAGTAGTCTGACACTAAGGGTTGGGGATAATACTATTAAATTTGTCCTTGATAACGTTTTAAAGCGTCCTTATTCAGTAGCTCAATGTTATATGCTTAATGTTATTGATCCACCTATTCATGATTCccttactttatgtcttgacaggAATCAGTCTGACGCCCCTGCTGCTGCGTCAGGACCATGAAGCAAGGATGTGGATGAGATAGAGAAATTGATTTATGGAGATAAGCCTCATCCTGAGCCAGTTTATAGCTTTGATGATGATGTTGACATAGAAGCTGAGCTGGATGCCTTGGAGGCTGAGATTTTTAAAGAGGGGCCTGTCAAAGTTTTTGAGGAAGCTCCTATGACGGATGAAGAGCCCCATCTCTTTcctcatgatgatgacatatttcctattagactttgagtttgatgagccagaacTTTATTCATTacttattttctttgcttggactatttattggtgctacttatgtctgtgtgtagcacatgcgctacttttttatttactattgcgtgctttaagttgtattgattatGCCTTGCATGGAATTTCTTTTTAAATGCAGGAAATTTACTCGACagaagagtactcgatcgagtgcagctgggctcgatcgagtacccttgctTTTTGGGTTTAATTCGTAGCTGGCTTATACGGGATTGCGCGGTTAGTtattttcccctatttttgcagctggtttgggggaactcctatgctattacccggtattctcttcccttgtatctacttttattgtattatctctatttcttttccattctttttgttagatgtgtcctctaggttgctggaaatttttgtgtgattgctatgttgtaggcATCACAGTAAGGACAATGTGATATTTAGGTTTGGCGGAGgagtctttaattatgttgtgtgatttactttatgttgtgtgcatttaagtctttaattatgttgtgtgatttactttatgttgtgtgcatttaaccaaaaatcccataaaaaaatacaaaatataaaaaacatgttttactttgttttaggtcgagtcttggtgaattggataacaatgatgttaaattgcattgtttttgcatttaaatctcatatagttatccatgtacattgttttgacccgttatttcttaaaacaaagctcataactcaagtcttgaccctatttgacatgccttatactccctctggcttttaattttcttcccgtttctctaatatatgtgacgagtattataatgaaatgggaagaaaacagcaagccggagggagtactaattagatttgacataattatgttggtaaactacttaaattttgaggtctatagagcttcctaggctaggaacatcaataaactggtctcattttatttaggcttgagtgtggtttctccatgtggaatgtgtaatatcaaactgcataagtgttaGAAAAGTAggtctatatactcaacatattcatatatgatttaggttaatttaatcataaaattaattggtgatcttatgcatgcaaacaataattaatataaagaagaaatctttatcttacattggaattttggtttatttgggcacaagagagatctccttctctcttgttcttgtgctttcctcaatggaagaactaagatccaagtataggatctctcccacagtataatacccaaggcacactcttaataaaattaatattatatatactagaacaatattaatttagtgataaaattgacccaaaaatattttgttttgggctcttaaaaccggttaagagaaaggagaagaagaagaaaatattttatctctctaaaatattttatgatgaatgaatgaaaatcaCACAACAACAATTATGTTATGTATTGTATATGAAAAATATATGGCAAAAATCCTTTGTTTTtccttgtgaaaaaccgggtaagaggaagggaggggagccaatgcatgcttgagtttgtctttacaatgacaactagtttgcatggctagttttgtaggggaatgattatgttcaccactcacataatcaacacaataaaaCTCCCTAatactcccttaatttcggtttacatagataatatggacttcatattatctttgtcaaaatgccaatttgtcttatgttatatgtcatatgtaacataaatttgttatatatttttaacatattaaaaatcaacgtattaataaaaatacgtcatatacaaaaatcgacttagcaattcataattacttgtaccaaaatgttttaccaatttataaatcacaataacttgtatttataataattcattcaatttcaattgtttccttaaacaataatttcatctgagtaatgaaacaattcgattactcagaccgtatctcatttaatcagattataatgaaatatgtaaattttacttccaaaatcgtccgtcaattttaaataatttaattgactcgtaacgttatacgatcaattaattggtcaattaagagtgttgccctttaggtatgacctaggggatcaactgatcaccaccgtcgcacgacagtaatgtcaaactctagtcagccaatcattaccgatatgtgtggaccagttgatagtaaaaatattacttcctaattgtattctttataatgagacttaaatatgtgatcatcatgatcaacagttgtgatcgcattattgtcggaggacacatattccaacaatctcccacttgtcctcgacaagtgtgcgtcaccaattctcttgtcctattactatctcccactcaatgcaaagtgtctttcaggtcgtactggcaagtgatcatatcgagagtggtttcctcgatctggagaataactgattgaccgggtttatccaccatggatacaatccaagcatggccacgcatttccaattcattactcctcgagtggccctgagatattgttataaccctgactaggggtggacaattcctatcgcactcattcccttcaactagccacaaccatcataacccaaaatattcccatttgaccccatttacgaaggtcgtagtaacacaaatcaaagttaatctgaaactgtgccatcttaggcgaatagtctttagtcaaaagaatcgactcatttgaatactatagcagctctcgccacgaccaggctatataaatttgccaaaactctataagcggtcataaggcctgacaaaatgttcctaacagtctgcctatgtgatcgactagtcatctcacatgactctatggcacttgaacttgccatcaatcgcatcacactctagtcacttcgagacgtcacctcatgtaagtaactatgggcaaatacaatgctaatccgtgttcacttaaacggagttcaattgtctctacaacccgttggatgtaacaaagtataaggtgagttactaataactcaaacgacaaatgtcgacatcatactcgggtagtcaataccatattacaaccttgtgatgcacatcgtaagtgtgtaaacacttgttgattgcaatagaagtttaacatgtcatgtgtccatgtgttcaaacttcttaattgTATTATCCTTttcattcatgttatcactcatagcatgaaccttaccaagtacacatcaaggtttccGACCTtagtttcggttctttatcttgaaagaacttccttatcgattatcacataacgaacgaatttgtggtgaatgatataacttgtactgatcaagtactccactcacacacaatgcactaggtatatgttttatagaatcttgcaacaattgagAAGATTATCagtctagcacttctcacaagtcctagcatatttggaaaattagttttgagtaacttcttacttcaattAAGTAATATTCCAaaattcttatttctccttttagctgaaaggcttaggattgtcataaatcctcacatgttgtttgaatttgaatatgtgcaatctcttgacacataacagagtattctgtcaaacacttaaatcgctcatcggattttcctcgagaattcatgacgtttcttgtatggcttgccaatgaatcatcatgctctcatgcatatgattcaccattggacatgtgcatgattattctaatggcggaaacattagttactaataatcatgagatcaaccgttcttaggttcaatgaatggccatgactgctaatggaaaatccattttcatttacatgaataacctatgtgtatgttgatacgatgtgtatctcttaatactaatccaatatctcttgatgtaattggattcatcatagtccatattcatccagaattgaaaactcaaatacttctttgtgaaagaagatattagctcgtgattcctaatgagtaatgagatgtaaacattcaaaggatgattgctcccactaaattccatgtcttcacatgataatttctaaactcccacttaattccacatgtttcgaaattgattactcaatcgaaaacatttcaaaattggaatgtatgttgctttgcaaagttat
Protein-coding sequences here:
- the LOC141618416 gene encoding uncharacterized protein LOC141618416 yields the protein MGQLHVTSMTLQMADRSLKRPLGVLEDVLVRVGKYFIPVDFIVMDMAEDSQVPIILGRPFLHTAGALIYVRDSSLTLRVGDNTIKFVLDNVLKRPYSVAQCYMLNVIDPPIHDSLTLCLDRNQSDAPAAASGP